Proteins from a single region of Streptomyces spinoverrucosus:
- a CDS encoding WD40 repeat domain-containing serine/threonine protein kinase codes for MSGAESAAGAPTQWTVGRTVDGRYHVREVAGKGTMGQVLRVWHKQWEIDLAVKCPNADWFETDAQKALFVAEAEAWVSLGLHPNICGCHYVRSFDDVPRVFAEYVSGGSLHDWIADRRLYADDRDVAVARVLDVAVQIAWGLGHAHSRNLVHQDVKPENVLLGDHDDSMVTAKVTDFGLARARRVADPSTATGDASPETSNTVSFGGMTKAYASPEQMARRHLDRRTDIFSFAASVLEMFAGGVRWGLGPEAGSFLARYRAGAFADATLPPIPPRLADLLERCLTIDASARPGSMTDVAAEIAGIYRSVTGRTYPRLEPQEADLRGDELNNRALSFLDLARPDDAEAAFASALSADPQHAEATYNVGLMRWRRGEITDEDVITDLQAVRRDTEDSWSARHVLGLAHLERGDLRAARPLLERADPEVSGRPDVRAALESLDSGVVDAQCLAMREIRWVWTRPGWADPMLKVDVSADGRRAVTGGVDDEVRVWDVLTGRCLHTLGGHSKGIHSVRITPDGRYAASTGGDNTARLWDLSDGTCLRAIRTAGSLAWAALSARTGVAVGLEYTRHDGRPGAALVVWDLRSRQVRWRLDQEVEQFVRAELSPDGRWVLVAGYKDCVARVWDLRTGRSRHVFGSDGVNQSALGFDLDAGVAAIGNWDSTIDIWHLPTGRQTRTLTGHTRIVKSLALASDGKRLLSGAVDGTVRLWDVDTGQCLRTFRGHDGDVCHVQWGLNDQYALSAGQDNAIRLWRTPSAHTAPPQLSRPREHRELSERDEKVEALVDEAARLAAAGDRTTALVRLREARKVPGHERAPKVMAAWRSLSRSAARIGLRAVWTVRSLAGHESAIMSVDVTADGRIAVSGGIDGTLRLWDVESGRCLRTIANPKRTGAHRAVDVVQLSADGTRVMASGRDGSAHAWSVDTGQLLYSVDGERLIAVDTSDPLMRMIGPMSRGARSARFSADGRRALIGGADRSFRLWDLERGTCLRTLTGHRGPVQSAWIGSDGRLAATAGADAAVRLWDLFTGHCTRVLLGHTHWTMATALSGDGRLAVSAGGYEDRTIRVWDVATGDCVAVLDEHLGNAKGIRFTPDGRYVVSGAEDTTLRIWDIASGRCVRAVEAHPGGVESVALTGDGHFVVSGGSDGVVRLWALDWELDVG; via the coding sequence ATGAGTGGGGCCGAGAGCGCGGCGGGCGCTCCGACGCAGTGGACGGTCGGCCGGACGGTGGACGGCCGCTATCACGTGCGGGAGGTCGCCGGGAAGGGCACGATGGGCCAGGTGCTGCGGGTCTGGCACAAGCAGTGGGAGATCGACCTGGCGGTGAAATGCCCGAACGCCGACTGGTTCGAAACCGACGCTCAGAAAGCCCTGTTCGTCGCGGAGGCCGAGGCATGGGTTTCGCTGGGGCTGCACCCGAACATCTGCGGCTGCCACTATGTGCGCTCGTTCGACGATGTCCCGCGCGTGTTCGCGGAGTACGTGAGCGGCGGCAGCCTGCACGACTGGATCGCCGATCGGCGCCTGTACGCGGATGACCGGGATGTGGCCGTCGCACGCGTCCTCGACGTGGCCGTCCAGATCGCCTGGGGGCTCGGCCATGCCCACAGCAGGAACCTGGTCCACCAGGACGTGAAGCCCGAGAACGTCCTGCTCGGCGACCACGACGACAGCATGGTCACCGCCAAGGTCACCGATTTCGGCCTGGCCCGTGCCCGTCGAGTCGCCGACCCGAGTACCGCGACCGGGGACGCGTCGCCCGAGACGAGCAACACGGTGTCGTTCGGCGGGATGACGAAGGCGTACGCCTCCCCCGAGCAGATGGCGCGTCGTCACCTCGACCGGCGCACCGACATCTTCAGCTTCGCGGCATCGGTGCTGGAGATGTTTGCCGGCGGGGTGCGCTGGGGGCTCGGCCCCGAAGCGGGCTCGTTCCTCGCGAGGTACCGGGCCGGCGCCTTCGCGGACGCCACCCTCCCCCCGATTCCGCCCCGCCTGGCGGATCTCCTGGAACGCTGCTTAACGATCGACGCTTCGGCCCGGCCCGGGTCGATGACCGATGTCGCCGCCGAGATCGCCGGCATCTACCGGTCGGTGACCGGCCGGACCTATCCACGTCTGGAGCCGCAGGAAGCGGATCTGCGGGGCGACGAACTCAACAACCGGGCTCTGTCGTTCCTCGACCTCGCTCGGCCGGACGACGCCGAGGCCGCGTTCGCGTCAGCGCTGTCCGCCGATCCGCAGCACGCGGAGGCCACGTACAACGTCGGGCTGATGCGCTGGCGCCGTGGCGAGATCACCGACGAGGACGTCATCACCGACCTTCAGGCCGTCCGCCGCGACACCGAGGACTCCTGGTCGGCCCGGCATGTGCTGGGCCTCGCCCACCTGGAACGCGGTGACCTCAGGGCCGCCCGTCCGCTCCTCGAACGCGCGGACCCCGAGGTGTCCGGCCGACCCGATGTCCGTGCGGCGCTGGAATCCCTTGATTCCGGTGTCGTCGATGCCCAGTGCCTTGCTATGCGGGAGATCCGCTGGGTGTGGACTCGCCCCGGGTGGGCCGACCCGATGCTCAAAGTCGATGTCTCCGCCGACGGGCGGCGCGCGGTGACCGGTGGCGTCGACGACGAGGTCCGGGTGTGGGATGTGCTCACCGGGCGGTGCCTGCACACCCTGGGAGGCCATTCCAAAGGAATCCACTCCGTCCGGATCACCCCCGACGGTCGGTACGCGGCGTCCACCGGCGGCGACAACACGGCGCGGTTGTGGGACCTGTCCGACGGCACGTGCCTGCGCGCCATCCGGACGGCGGGCAGCTTGGCGTGGGCCGCGCTGAGTGCCCGCACGGGGGTCGCGGTCGGCCTGGAGTACACGAGGCACGACGGGAGGCCGGGTGCCGCTCTCGTCGTCTGGGACCTGCGCAGCAGACAGGTGCGGTGGCGGCTCGACCAGGAGGTCGAGCAGTTCGTCAGGGCCGAACTCAGTCCTGACGGCCGCTGGGTGCTCGTCGCCGGATACAAGGACTGCGTCGCTCGCGTGTGGGATCTGCGGACCGGGCGGTCCCGACATGTCTTCGGCAGCGATGGTGTCAACCAGTCGGCGCTCGGCTTCGACCTCGACGCGGGAGTCGCGGCCATCGGGAACTGGGACTCGACCATCGACATCTGGCATCTGCCGACCGGCCGCCAGACCCGGACGCTGACCGGGCACACCCGCATCGTCAAGTCGCTGGCCCTGGCCTCGGACGGCAAACGGCTCCTTTCCGGAGCGGTGGACGGCACCGTGCGGTTGTGGGACGTGGACACCGGCCAGTGCCTGCGAACGTTCCGTGGCCACGACGGCGACGTATGCCACGTGCAATGGGGACTGAACGACCAGTACGCCCTGTCCGCCGGGCAGGACAACGCGATCCGGCTGTGGCGGACGCCCAGCGCCCACACCGCGCCGCCCCAGCTGAGCCGGCCCCGTGAGCACCGGGAGCTGAGCGAGCGGGACGAGAAGGTCGAGGCACTGGTCGACGAGGCGGCGCGGCTGGCGGCGGCCGGGGACCGCACCACCGCGCTCGTGCGGCTCCGTGAGGCCCGGAAGGTCCCCGGCCATGAGCGGGCGCCGAAGGTGATGGCGGCCTGGCGCTCACTGAGCCGGTCCGCCGCCCGCATCGGCCTGCGTGCCGTGTGGACCGTACGGAGCCTGGCAGGACACGAATCCGCGATCATGTCGGTCGACGTGACCGCCGACGGACGGATCGCGGTCTCGGGCGGGATCGACGGGACGCTGCGTCTGTGGGACGTGGAGAGCGGCCGTTGCCTGCGGACCATCGCCAACCCGAAGCGGACCGGCGCCCATCGCGCGGTCGACGTGGTGCAACTGAGCGCGGACGGAACGCGCGTCATGGCGTCCGGCCGAGACGGTTCGGCGCACGCCTGGTCCGTCGACACGGGACAACTGCTGTACTCCGTGGACGGGGAGCGCCTGATCGCGGTCGACACCAGTGATCCCCTGATGCGCATGATCGGACCGATGAGCCGGGGGGCGAGATCGGCCCGGTTCAGTGCCGATGGACGGCGCGCACTGATCGGCGGTGCCGACCGATCGTTTCGGCTCTGGGACCTGGAACGCGGAACCTGCCTGCGGACGCTGACCGGGCACCGGGGCCCCGTGCAATCCGCGTGGATCGGCAGCGACGGACGACTGGCCGCCACCGCGGGAGCGGACGCGGCCGTACGGCTGTGGGACCTCTTCACCGGTCATTGCACGCGCGTCCTCCTCGGACACACCCATTGGACGATGGCGACGGCACTGAGCGGCGACGGTCGTCTCGCCGTGTCCGCCGGCGGCTACGAGGACCGGACCATCCGGGTCTGGGACGTCGCCACCGGCGACTGCGTCGCCGTACTCGACGAACACCTCGGCAACGCGAAGGGGATCCGCTTCACCCCGGACGGACGCTACGTGGTCTCCGGCGCCGAGGACACGACACTGCGGATCTGGGACATCGCATCGGGCCGATGCGTACGCGCGGTCGAGGCGCACCCCGGTGGCGTCGAGTCCGTCGCGCTGACGGGCGACGGACACTTCGTCGTGTCCGGGGGAAGCGACGGCGTCGTCCGGCTGTGGGCACTCGACTGGGAGCTGGACGTGGGGTGA
- a CDS encoding DUF6236 family protein, giving the protein MRDDTWLKYAALYWPKMGRLCPPDYPLLDSVVSTRLHEERWLVDIEPPKWAWAEVGQPFLTLINDHAQALRDRFGVHRIDTWGIPADEAGFGYAGDLRSTGRTDDPAARDAVTWLNPRFGFVHASKIGPEVVAASVEAGLAITGPGRGGTWVGMHPELASVYTCALTERVALDNQLQPVTDQELSHTALSGWTLDRLVRLLVDPPAPHDDRSQPGPDLVDAFVFLAFATVVPANLDAVPVEKIIEVRSKFGAELDAFRTYVTEQVQSFAALEHVRDLAVFQEYLHSEVQRTVSAQLGELRERLRSVGLESVWALANVKSVALPPLAALAAQTAGVPAAFTVPAAVAACVVSAPVQWRRQRRAALEESPVSYLFQLEQEISPPTLIDRLRRVWPA; this is encoded by the coding sequence GTGCGGGATGACACCTGGCTGAAGTACGCCGCGCTGTACTGGCCCAAGATGGGCAGGCTTTGCCCGCCGGACTACCCCCTCCTGGATTCCGTGGTGTCCACGCGGTTGCACGAGGAGCGGTGGCTGGTGGACATCGAGCCGCCGAAGTGGGCATGGGCCGAGGTGGGGCAGCCGTTCCTGACGTTGATCAACGATCACGCCCAGGCGCTGCGTGATCGCTTCGGGGTCCACCGGATCGACACCTGGGGCATTCCCGCCGACGAGGCCGGATTCGGGTACGCCGGAGACCTGCGTTCGACGGGGAGGACCGACGATCCGGCGGCGCGCGACGCGGTGACGTGGCTCAATCCCCGGTTCGGATTCGTGCACGCCAGCAAGATCGGACCCGAGGTCGTGGCCGCCTCTGTGGAGGCCGGGCTTGCGATCACCGGGCCGGGCAGAGGCGGGACCTGGGTGGGGATGCATCCGGAACTCGCGTCCGTCTACACCTGCGCGTTGACCGAACGCGTCGCCCTCGACAACCAGCTGCAGCCGGTCACCGATCAGGAGCTGTCCCACACCGCGTTGTCCGGTTGGACCCTCGACCGCCTGGTGCGCCTGCTGGTCGACCCTCCCGCGCCTCATGACGACCGGTCCCAGCCCGGTCCGGACCTGGTGGACGCGTTCGTGTTCCTGGCATTCGCGACCGTGGTGCCGGCGAACCTGGACGCCGTACCGGTCGAGAAGATCATCGAGGTCCGGTCGAAGTTCGGCGCCGAGTTGGACGCCTTCCGGACGTACGTCACCGAGCAGGTGCAAAGCTTTGCCGCACTGGAGCACGTACGCGACCTGGCCGTCTTTCAGGAGTACCTGCACAGCGAAGTCCAGCGGACCGTGTCCGCGCAGCTGGGCGAGTTGCGGGAGCGGCTGCGGAGTGTGGGCCTTGAGTCGGTTTGGGCCCTGGCCAACGTCAAGTCGGTGGCGTTGCCGCCGCTGGCCGCGCTGGCGGCCCAGACGGCCGGGGTACCCGCGGCGTTCACTGTGCCCGCCGCGGTGGCCGCCTGCGTGGTCAGCGCGCCCGTCCAGTGGCGCCGACAGCGCCGGGCGGCTCTCGAGGAGTCGCCCGTCAGCTACCTGTTCCAGCTCGAGCAGGAAATCAGTCCCCCCACCCTGATCGACCGGCTGCGAAGGGTCTGGCCGGCGTGA
- a CDS encoding response regulator transcription factor — protein MSHTGRPRHHLLIAEDETHIASYLSERFTAQGFRTTVVTDGEAARRAAMSGTFDLMVLDIGLPGENGFTVIARLRTAHSALPVIILTARDTVADTVHGLEGGADDYMTKPFSFEELLARVRLRLRLRESDSSVLRRAGIALETRTRQAYVDGRIIPLSAREAALLQHLMRNAGEVLSREDLLSDVWGYEASEGSNVVDVYVRYLRRKVGASRITTVRGQGYRLEGDELA, from the coding sequence ATGAGCCATACCGGACGGCCCCGCCACCACCTCCTCATCGCCGAGGACGAGACCCACATAGCCTCCTACCTCTCGGAACGCTTCACCGCTCAGGGTTTTCGCACCACCGTCGTCACCGACGGCGAGGCAGCCCGGCGCGCGGCCATGTCGGGCACCTTCGACCTGATGGTCCTGGACATCGGCCTGCCCGGCGAGAACGGCTTCACCGTCATCGCCCGCCTGCGCACGGCGCACAGTGCCCTCCCGGTCATCATCCTCACCGCCCGGGACACCGTCGCCGACACGGTGCACGGCCTGGAGGGCGGAGCCGACGACTACATGACCAAACCCTTCAGCTTCGAGGAACTCCTCGCCAGGGTCCGCCTGCGCCTGCGGCTGCGCGAGAGCGACAGCTCCGTCCTGCGCCGCGCCGGAATCGCCCTGGAGACCCGAACCCGCCAGGCGTACGTCGACGGCCGGATCATCCCGCTCAGCGCCCGAGAGGCAGCCCTGCTGCAACACCTCATGCGCAACGCCGGCGAGGTGCTCAGCCGGGAGGACCTGCTCTCCGACGTCTGGGGGTACGAGGCGTCGGAAGGCTCCAACGTCGTCGATGTGTACGTCCGATACCTCCGCCGCAAGGTGGGGGCGTCCAGAATCACCACGGTGCGCGGACAGGGCTACCGTCTGGAGGGGGACGAACTCGCGTAA
- a CDS encoding sensor histidine kinase, which yields MRTAEPEPPKRPVGTAGRHPLRSIRVRLLGRMLVLVGLTLASLTGAESFILTARLNERVDRELAHDVEAFRSFATATATATSGGAGSANGGIRALFVSYLEGYIPEHGQTLITLVDSEPYRRSAEKPLARLDTDRALMARAATVRSPSYGDATSAAGSVRFVAVPVTVVGDPARGVLVIAVFTHQERDHIRESIRIQISLGLGAMLLSACVGWIFASRIVAPLRLLRDTARSIHESDITRRIPVQDRDEIGQLAGTFNDMLDRLDDAFTTKRQFMNDVGHELRTPITIVLSRLETLPDDAADRARTVAVVTDELHRMHRMAEELLMLAKARRPDALRPEDLSLSELIEEVYVKAAALAERRWLLDFAENPNRDTLHADRQLLTQAMIQLAQNAAQHTEQHGRIWIGGRAGADRVELWVKDSGPGIRQGDQQRIFERFTRAQESRGRTGAGLGLAIVKAIAEAHHGEVQVDSAPGRGATFTLGIPYVTHALNGGTHEP from the coding sequence GTGAGGACGGCTGAGCCCGAACCGCCGAAGCGGCCCGTCGGCACGGCCGGGCGCCACCCGCTCCGGTCGATCCGAGTGCGTCTGCTGGGGCGGATGCTGGTGCTCGTGGGGCTGACGCTGGCGAGCCTCACCGGCGCGGAATCGTTCATCCTCACGGCTCGCCTGAACGAACGCGTCGACCGCGAACTCGCCCACGACGTCGAGGCGTTCCGTTCCTTCGCGACCGCGACCGCGACCGCGACGTCGGGCGGTGCGGGGTCGGCTAACGGCGGCATCCGCGCACTCTTCGTCTCCTACCTGGAGGGCTACATACCGGAGCACGGCCAGACCCTGATCACCCTGGTCGACTCAGAGCCGTACCGCCGCTCCGCCGAGAAGCCACTGGCTCGCCTGGACACCGACCGCGCGCTCATGGCCAGGGCCGCCACGGTCCGCTCACCCTCCTACGGGGACGCGACGAGCGCTGCGGGCTCCGTGCGGTTCGTGGCCGTGCCCGTCACCGTGGTGGGCGACCCGGCGCGAGGCGTGCTCGTCATCGCCGTCTTCACCCATCAGGAACGCGACCACATCCGCGAGTCGATCCGCATCCAGATCTCTCTCGGTCTCGGCGCGATGCTGCTGTCCGCCTGCGTCGGCTGGATCTTCGCCAGCCGTATCGTCGCGCCGTTGCGGCTCCTGCGGGACACCGCCCGGTCGATCCACGAGTCGGACATCACCCGCCGTATCCCCGTCCAGGACCGGGACGAGATCGGCCAACTGGCAGGCACCTTCAACGACATGCTCGACCGCCTGGACGACGCGTTCACCACGAAACGGCAGTTCATGAACGACGTGGGCCACGAACTGCGCACCCCCATCACCATCGTGCTCAGCCGACTGGAGACACTCCCCGACGACGCGGCGGACCGCGCCCGGACGGTGGCGGTGGTCACCGACGAACTGCACCGCATGCACCGCATGGCGGAGGAACTCCTCATGCTGGCCAAGGCCCGCCGCCCGGACGCCCTGCGCCCCGAGGACCTCAGCCTCTCCGAACTGATCGAAGAGGTGTACGTCAAGGCCGCCGCGCTGGCCGAACGCCGCTGGCTCCTCGACTTCGCGGAGAACCCGAACCGCGACACCCTCCACGCCGACCGCCAGCTCCTCACCCAGGCCATGATCCAACTCGCCCAGAACGCCGCTCAGCACACCGAGCAGCACGGCCGTATCTGGATCGGCGGCCGGGCCGGAGCCGACCGGGTCGAACTGTGGGTCAAGGACAGCGGCCCCGGCATCCGGCAGGGCGACCAGCAACGCATCTTCGAGCGGTTCACGAGGGCGCAGGAGAGCCGGGGCAGAACCGGGGCCGGGCTCGGACTCGCCATCGTCAAGGCCATAGCCGAGGCGCACCACGGCGAGGTCCAGGTGGACAGCGCTCCGGGCCGCGGAGCGACCTTCACCCTGGGCATCCCCTACGTCACCCACGCCCTGAACGGCGGCACCCACGAACCATGA